In a single window of the bacterium genome:
- a CDS encoding glycosyltransferase family 4 protein, producing MVNLSGKSLFIVNDFPPILGGQATYFYNLWKNLPSQKIVVLAPKVSGCERFDKKQNFEIIRKRYLFNIPLFGRIFKIILPLFFSLILIQKRKINIIHCGHVLSTGIIGLILKFMVKKPYIVYTFAADILEFQKYKLIDKLMSIVLKNAYKIISISDFTKTKLIERGIKPKKIAKILPCVNLDKFNPDISPEGIIKKYGLQDKKVILTIARLVKRKGHDFVIKAFPKVLVKAPNAVYLIVGGGPYLNELKKIIRKLRLENKVILTGEATDKEIAKYYNACDVFIMANREIKERGDVEGFGIVFLEASACGKPVIGGRSGGAVEAIVDGETGFLINPENSLEIANNLINLLTNAEYARVLGEKGRLRIEREFTCRKNADALKEFV from the coding sequence ATGGTTAATTTGTCTGGTAAATCCCTGTTCATCGTCAATGATTTTCCGCCCATACTGGGTGGGCAAGCTACTTATTTCTATAATCTATGGAAGAATCTCCCCTCTCAAAAGATTGTTGTTTTAGCTCCTAAAGTGAGCGGCTGTGAGAGGTTTGATAAAAAACAGAATTTTGAAATCATTAGAAAAAGGTATCTTTTTAATATTCCTTTATTTGGGCGAATATTTAAGATTATTCTCCCTTTATTTTTTTCTCTAATCTTAATTCAAAAAAGAAAAATTAATATCATTCATTGTGGCCATGTTCTCTCAACAGGTATCATCGGGCTAATCTTAAAATTTATGGTTAAAAAACCTTATATTGTTTATACGTTTGCTGCAGATATTCTTGAATTCCAAAAATATAAACTAATAGACAAATTAATGTCTATCGTTTTAAAGAATGCGTATAAGATTATAAGTATAAGCGATTTTACAAAAACCAAACTTATAGAAAGAGGTATTAAACCAAAAAAAATCGCGAAGATTCTGCCATGTGTTAATTTAGATAAGTTCAATCCTGATATTAGCCCGGAAGGAATAATAAAGAAATATGGTCTGCAGGACAAAAAGGTAATTTTAACAATAGCGCGATTAGTGAAAAGGAAAGGACATGATTTTGTGATTAAGGCTTTCCCAAAGGTGTTGGTAAAAGCACCAAATGCAGTTTATTTAATAGTTGGGGGTGGTCCATATTTAAATGAGTTAAAAAAGATAATTAGGAAATTAAGACTGGAAAACAAGGTAATACTTACAGGGGAGGCCACGGATAAAGAGATAGCAAAATATTATAATGCTTGCGATGTTTTTATTATGGCAAATAGAGAAATCAAAGAAAGAGGAGATGTAGAAGGTTTCGGAATAGTTTTTTTGGAAGCAAGTGCTTGTGGAAAACCAGTTATCGGGGGTAGATCAGGGGGGGCAGTTGAAGCAATAGTTGATGGAGAAACAGGCTTCTTAATCAATCCAGAAAATTCTTTAGAAATCGCAAATAATTTAATTAATCTTCTAACCAATGCTGAATATGCCAGAGTCCTTGGTGAGAAAGGCAGATTAAGAATCGAGAGAGAATTTACCTGTCGAAAAAACGCGGATGCCTTAAAAGAATTTGTATAG
- a CDS encoding PIG-L family deacetylase: MKILAMGAHPDDIEYGCGGTLLKYSKQKHDIFLLILTGGEVGAKLNIRKKEQELAAKMLKVKKLFLAGFKDTALPSERKIVTYIDEVIKKVNPDEVYVNHSKDTHQDHRMLANCALASTRYIKRVLFYEDYTSYDFEPDIFVDIGNVLSKKVELLNIHKSQVTKVYSTGLDMLESVKAMANYRGFQGKVKYAEGFKAFRYLKDI; this comes from the coding sequence ATGAAAATTCTAGCAATGGGAGCGCATCCTGACGATATTGAATATGGCTGTGGAGGAACTTTGCTTAAATATTCTAAACAAAAACATGATATCTTTCTGCTGATTCTTACAGGAGGGGAAGTAGGAGCAAAATTAAATATAAGAAAAAAAGAGCAGGAACTTGCTGCTAAAATGCTAAAGGTTAAAAAACTATTCTTAGCAGGTTTCAAGGACACTGCTCTGCCGTCAGAAAGAAAGATTGTTACATATATTGATGAAGTAATAAAAAAAGTAAATCCTGATGAAGTGTATGTTAACCATTCAAAGGATACTCATCAAGACCATAGAATGCTCGCTAATTGCGCACTAGCATCAACAAGATACATAAAAAGAGTTCTCTTTTATGAAGATTATACATCCTATGATTTTGAACCGGATATATTTGTTGACATTGGAAACGTTCTATCAAAAAAGGTGGAACTGCTCAATATACACAAATCTCAAGTAACAAAGGTATATTCTACTGGGCTTGATATGCTGGAAAGCGTAAAGGCCATGGCAAATTACAGGGGATTTCAAGGTAAGGTTAAATACGCTGAAGGATTTAAAGCATTCAGATATTTAAAAGATATATGA
- a CDS encoding glycosyltransferase family 4 protein — protein sequence MRIGIDIRELETGKKTGIGRILLGFLNYVSLNDTVNEYILFGNQKTDCSFGASSLKFKIIPEKITFFWDQVKLPVAISRQKVEVFFSPYFKAPLFSPCNFVTAIHDLTPLRTQGTALAGFYYKFWGRLCAKFAKNVITLSEHSKQDLLNVLRIDKDKLKIVYPAVNNIFFDPVSEETVNRVEQNYRIKSKFIFWVGALKPSKNLLGLIKAYKMLPNGIKNEYELVIAGKGNKYLEVLKDSANKLGIKEKVLFPGFIHDNDLPALYHGAEVFVMPSLHEGFGLPVLEAMACKTPVVASNVTSIPEVTGDAAVLVDPNDINQLSKAMEKVLSNETLRNNLIAKGTERAKKFSVEKMACKILDVLNEVGRNG from the coding sequence ATGCGTATAGGGATTGATATAAGAGAACTTGAAACAGGGAAAAAGACAGGCATAGGCAGAATTCTTTTAGGATTTTTGAATTATGTTTCTTTGAATGATACTGTCAATGAATATATCCTTTTTGGAAATCAAAAGACTGACTGCAGTTTCGGAGCAAGCAGTCTGAAATTTAAGATTATTCCTGAGAAAATAACATTCTTTTGGGACCAGGTTAAGCTTCCTGTTGCCATTTCCAGACAAAAAGTCGAAGTGTTTTTTTCTCCTTACTTCAAGGCACCTCTGTTTTCTCCCTGTAATTTTGTAACAGCAATACATGACTTAACACCACTCAGGACTCAGGGGACGGCTTTAGCCGGATTTTATTACAAATTTTGGGGAAGATTATGTGCGAAATTTGCTAAAAATGTTATTACCTTATCGGAACATTCCAAGCAGGACCTGCTGAATGTCCTGCGGATAGACAAAGATAAACTGAAGATTGTATACCCAGCGGTAAACAATATTTTTTTTGATCCAGTATCAGAAGAAACTGTAAATAGAGTAGAGCAAAACTATAGAATAAAGAGTAAGTTCATATTTTGGGTTGGAGCATTGAAACCTTCCAAAAATTTGCTCGGACTTATAAAAGCATACAAAATGCTTCCGAATGGAATAAAAAATGAGTATGAGCTTGTCATAGCCGGCAAGGGAAATAAATATCTTGAGGTACTGAAAGATTCAGCAAACAAACTTGGCATCAAGGAGAAAGTATTATTTCCTGGATTTATTCATGATAATGATCTACCTGCTCTTTACCATGGTGCAGAAGTTTTTGTAATGCCTTCTTTGCATGAAGGATTTGGGCTTCCTGTTCTTGAAGCCATGGCTTGTAAAACACCCGTTGTTGCTTCTAATGTTACCTCTATTCCTGAAGTAACAGGTGATGCCGCAGTATTAGTAGATCCTAATGATATAAACCAGTTGTCAAAAGCGATGGAGAAAGTTTTGTCGAATGAGACATTACGAAATAACTTGATAGCAAAGGGCACAGAAAGAGCTAAAAAGTTTTCAGTAGAAAAAATGGCTTGTAAGATACTGGATGTTCTTAACGAAGTAGGCAGGAATGGTTAA
- a CDS encoding glycosyltransferase family 4 protein, translating to MIKVLHIITRMDKGGSAQNTLLTVRKTNKAKFESKLVCGSVRDVKPDDDFIIIPQLSRDIKFFRDLSAFLKLYKIIKQTTPHIVHTHTSKAGILGRWAAKFARVPIIIHTPHGNVFSGYFGYFMTKLFVIAERISAHITDRIITLTPKGIDQHLQQKIGKRNKYASICSGVEVEEFANARENKDVLNIAQNDIIIGVVARLVTVKGHRYLLEAMKLMESQNLKLLIIGDGPLRRKLEEQAIESGIEKNVVFLGQRKDVPELLSVLDIFVMPSLNEGMGRAIAEAMAAEKPVIASKVGGIPDVVDDKITGILIPSKSPEALANAITYLMKNPEIAAQMGQEGKKKAVKNFGINSMIEQIENLYEELVNKKL from the coding sequence ATGATAAAAGTTCTCCATATCATCACTCGCATGGACAAAGGCGGATCTGCCCAAAATACTCTTCTTACTGTTAGAAAAACAAACAAAGCTAAGTTTGAATCAAAACTTGTCTGTGGGTCTGTAAGAGATGTGAAACCTGACGATGATTTTATTATCATTCCTCAATTGTCCAGAGATATCAAGTTTTTCAGGGATTTATCAGCTTTTCTAAAACTATATAAAATTATTAAGCAAACCACGCCTCATATAGTCCACACACATACATCCAAAGCAGGTATTCTCGGAAGATGGGCAGCCAAGTTTGCGAGAGTTCCTATAATAATACATACGCCTCATGGAAACGTGTTTTCAGGATATTTCGGTTACTTCATGACCAAACTTTTTGTTATTGCTGAAAGAATCAGCGCACATATCACAGATAGAATTATAACCCTGACACCAAAGGGCATAGATCAGCATTTACAGCAAAAGATAGGCAAAAGAAATAAATACGCATCTATTTGCAGTGGAGTGGAGGTAGAAGAATTTGCAAACGCGAGGGAGAATAAAGACGTTCTGAATATTGCACAAAATGACATTATAATAGGAGTTGTTGCAAGATTAGTTACTGTTAAAGGGCACAGATATCTTTTAGAGGCAATGAAATTAATGGAATCACAAAATCTGAAATTACTCATAATTGGGGATGGTCCTTTAAGGAGAAAATTGGAAGAGCAAGCTATAGAATCGGGCATAGAAAAGAATGTAGTATTTCTTGGGCAAAGAAAAGATGTTCCTGAATTATTGAGTGTACTGGATATCTTTGTAATGCCATCGTTGAACGAGGGAATGGGGAGGGCAATTGCAGAAGCAATGGCTGCAGAAAAACCTGTAATTGCCAGTAAGGTCGGAGGTATTCCTGATGTTGTTGATGATAAAATAACAGGGATTCTGATTCCTTCAAAAAGTCCCGAAGCGCTTGCCAATGCTATTACCTATCTCATGAAAAATCCGGAGATTGCAGCTCAAATGGGACAGGAAGGCAAGAAAAAAGCTGTTAAAAATTTTGGGATTAATAGTATGATAGAACAAATAGAGAATCTTTATGAAGAACTTGTTAATAAAAAATTGTAA
- a CDS encoding glycosyltransferase has product MRKQFKILYISHFGKFVGGGQKGLLYILERINRDCFDPVVVAPSQGSFLDRAAKLGISTKCLKMGKLNPLNLIITVPKIAKLIWTEKINLIYTDSPRGAIYGGIAAKIIGRPLVYHARVSDKSRLDKLIYILSTKIITVSKASAERFKNGGKVKIIYNAIDLNEFNPDIDGSKIREEFSANDLLIGTMGRVSSEKGQKELLHTVPDILKAYPKIKFVIVGGGNPEYIEKLKKLCQKLGITNNVIFTGFREDIPEIMAAIDIFALFTSNEGLCRSILEAMGTGKPVITTDVGGNSETIKNEVTGILIPFHNPSLLKDALFELIRDKKKRKEMGRRGRERAVKLFDIEENIRKIEKIYLEVLKVEYAYRD; this is encoded by the coding sequence ATGAGAAAGCAATTCAAAATACTTTACATATCACATTTCGGTAAATTTGTGGGAGGCGGGCAAAAAGGCCTGCTTTATATACTTGAGCGGATAAACAGGGACTGCTTTGATCCTGTTGTGGTTGCTCCGTCTCAGGGCTCATTTCTTGATAGAGCTGCAAAACTGGGTATATCAACGAAGTGTCTAAAAATGGGTAAGTTAAATCCATTGAACCTCATAATCACTGTTCCTAAAATTGCGAAGCTTATTTGGACAGAGAAAATTAATCTGATCTATACTGACTCACCACGAGGGGCTATATATGGGGGAATTGCAGCCAAGATTATTGGCAGACCTCTTGTATATCATGCCAGAGTAAGTGATAAAAGCAGACTAGATAAATTGATTTACATTTTATCCACTAAAATAATCACAGTGTCAAAGGCAAGCGCAGAAAGATTTAAAAACGGTGGAAAGGTGAAGATAATCTATAATGCGATAGATTTGAATGAATTCAATCCCGATATAGACGGCAGTAAGATAAGAGAGGAATTCAGCGCTAATGATCTTTTAATAGGAACAATGGGGCGCGTTAGCTCGGAGAAAGGACAAAAAGAGTTGTTACATACTGTTCCTGATATTCTCAAAGCTTATCCAAAAATTAAATTTGTAATTGTTGGAGGCGGGAATCCTGAGTATATAGAAAAATTAAAAAAATTGTGTCAAAAACTTGGAATTACAAACAATGTGATATTCACAGGATTTCGTGAGGATATTCCAGAAATAATGGCTGCTATTGATATTTTTGCTTTATTCACATCTAATGAAGGACTTTGCCGAAGTATATTAGAGGCAATGGGGACGGGAAAGCCTGTAATCACAACAGATGTTGGGGGGAATTCTGAAACAATAAAAAATGAGGTCACAGGTATTCTTATACCGTTCCATAATCCGTCCTTGTTGAAAGATGCGCTATTTGAACTTATAAGAGATAAGAAAAAAAGAAAAGAGATGGGGAGAAGAGGAAGAGAACGGGCTGTAAAACTTTTTGACATTGAGGAGAATATAAGAAAAATAGAAAAAATATATTTGGAAGTACTGAAGGTAGAGTATGCGTATAGGGATTGA
- a CDS encoding glycosyltransferase, protein MKICMIFSNYPPNYKPGGIADYTRILVEKLRRSGFNVSVIASERYAGNDPKVFKVGSINWGLSELLEISKIAKREKFDILHMQYTPESYGFGISFKFLPLVLKIMSPKTRFITTFHTLVGGRWISKVNAFLLSLFSERVISTNEELTYLFLRRLPLFRKKLKQVEIGSNIIPARICREETKTEIRMRFSIKKDAVILSTFGFPNPGKGLEDLLEALSILNRDEIYYLFLIGSLRDEDKNYRKKLNTLIQKLSLEKKVFMVENSSPESVSQFLFASDIYVVPYRDGICTRRGSLMAGIVHHLPIISTYPRVQSPYFRHNENVVLVKANSPKELAKAIKMLSSNNILKEKLIRNIIDTKKHFNWDDIAYRTMRVYGESSRKLSEKIRYVLKIIIESMEYLFWNHVVMGKKKEINQHVNFREIKPAKILNIQINSIGDVLMTTPALRTLRENFPKAQIDILTLPHTAEILKDNPDVDNIYSCNADFWRFFPLNVRKLSENIQTINNLKNSNYDLCLSYGGTFGFVLLAGLVKASLSVGPLRELKRGIFQENTSLFYSATVSTTEKHIIEDHLKLVEYLGCKTKDKNEQFFINPEDEKAGDEFLQKHALSEKNYAVMHPGAKWSPKRWPAHCFSALIDILFSEKNIQTILVGAYADSKLLEEIRQKTESKTVIICSNLNLKNIGYIIRKSLFFVGNDSGIAHVAGSVNVPCIVLFGPTDPDTCLPRSDKVLAVRENMPCWPCILYYRRDNCEIGENVCMQKLTPMCVMKEIEKLTG, encoded by the coding sequence TACTTGAAATTTCAAAAATAGCAAAAAGAGAGAAATTTGACATTCTGCATATGCAATATACGCCTGAAAGTTATGGATTCGGCATAAGCTTTAAATTTCTGCCTCTTGTTTTAAAGATTATGAGTCCAAAGACGCGATTTATCACTACATTTCATACATTGGTGGGTGGCAGATGGATATCGAAAGTCAATGCATTTTTACTGTCTCTCTTCAGTGAAAGAGTTATCAGCACAAATGAAGAGCTTACTTATCTATTTTTAAGACGTTTGCCACTATTCAGGAAAAAGCTTAAACAAGTAGAAATTGGTTCAAATATAATTCCGGCCAGGATATGCAGAGAGGAGACAAAAACTGAGATTCGTATGCGTTTTAGTATTAAAAAAGATGCTGTTATTTTATCGACTTTCGGTTTCCCGAATCCGGGGAAAGGGCTTGAAGACCTACTCGAGGCATTGAGCATATTAAATCGGGATGAGATTTATTACCTCTTTTTAATAGGCAGTTTGAGGGATGAAGATAAAAACTACAGGAAAAAATTAAACACACTAATTCAAAAATTAAGTCTGGAAAAGAAAGTTTTCATGGTAGAGAATTCTTCTCCTGAGAGTGTTTCCCAATTTTTGTTCGCCTCGGATATTTATGTAGTGCCTTACAGAGATGGAATCTGCACAAGACGTGGAAGTCTTATGGCAGGCATTGTTCACCACTTGCCTATAATAAGCACATATCCTCGCGTACAATCTCCATATTTCAGACACAATGAGAATGTAGTACTTGTTAAGGCGAATTCACCGAAGGAACTGGCTAAAGCTATAAAGATGTTGTCCAGTAATAATATTCTAAAGGAGAAACTGATACGAAATATAATTGACACTAAAAAACATTTCAATTGGGATGATATAGCATATAGGACAATGCGGGTATACGGGGAAAGTTCAAGAAAATTATCAGAAAAGATACGGTATGTACTGAAAATAATTATTGAGAGTATGGAGTATCTTTTTTGGAATCATGTGGTCATGGGCAAGAAAAAAGAAATCAACCAACATGTGAACTTTAGGGAGATTAAACCTGCAAAGATACTGAATATTCAGATTAATTCCATAGGTGATGTATTGATGACCACTCCGGCTCTAAGAACCCTGAGAGAAAATTTTCCAAAAGCTCAAATTGATATATTGACTTTACCTCACACCGCAGAAATTCTGAAAGACAACCCCGATGTAGACAATATATATTCCTGCAATGCCGATTTCTGGAGGTTTTTTCCTCTTAATGTGAGAAAGCTTTCAGAGAACATACAGACAATTAATAACTTAAAAAATAGCAATTATGATTTATGCCTATCTTATGGAGGCACATTCGGCTTTGTTTTGTTAGCAGGATTAGTGAAAGCCTCTTTGAGTGTCGGACCTCTCAGAGAATTAAAGCGGGGTATTTTTCAGGAGAATACGTCTCTATTTTACTCTGCTACTGTCTCAACAACCGAAAAACACATAATTGAAGACCATCTAAAACTGGTTGAATATTTAGGATGTAAAACTAAAGATAAAAATGAGCAGTTTTTTATAAACCCAGAGGATGAAAAGGCTGGAGATGAGTTCCTGCAAAAACACGCATTAAGTGAAAAAAATTATGCTGTAATGCATCCGGGAGCAAAGTGGTCTCCCAAGAGATGGCCAGCTCATTGCTTTTCAGCATTAATAGACATCTTATTTAGTGAAAAAAACATACAGACAATCCTAGTAGGAGCCTATGCAGATAGTAAGCTTCTGGAGGAAATAAGACAAAAAACAGAAAGCAAGACAGTGATAATTTGCAGCAACCTGAATCTGAAAAATATTGGATATATTATTAGAAAATCCTTGTTTTTTGTAGGAAATGATTCAGGTATCGCTCATGTTGCTGGATCTGTAAATGTTCCTTGTATTGTCTTATTCGGGCCAACTGATCCTGATACTTGTCTGCCGAGATCAGATAAAGTACTGGCGGTTAGAGAGAATATGCCATGCTGGCCCTGTATCTTATATTACCGCAGAGACAACTGTGAAATAGGTGAAAATGTCTGCATGCAAAAACTCACACCAATGTGTGTTATGAAAGAAATTGAAAAACTAACAGGATAA
- a CDS encoding WbqC family protein, producing the protein MICTIHQPQFMPWLGYFDKIAKSDIFVVLDDTQFKKNEWQNRNKIRTAQGSQWLTVPVMHDFGQQIMDVKINNTVDWRKKHYNSLKLNYSKAKYFDKYWGFFEKLYEENWEYLIDINMKIIHYLLSQFSINTKLVYSSNLNVDKKATDKLIEVCKQVGADTYLSGQGGKAYLELGKFKDCNISVIFQEFVHPHYLQAYDGFESNMAAVDLLFNCGGDEFKTLTKGDNL; encoded by the coding sequence TTGATCTGCACAATTCACCAGCCTCAATTTATGCCATGGCTTGGTTATTTCGACAAAATTGCTAAATCAGATATTTTTGTGGTGCTTGACGATACCCAATTTAAAAAAAATGAATGGCAGAATAGAAACAAAATCAGAACGGCTCAAGGGAGCCAATGGCTCACTGTTCCTGTTATGCATGACTTTGGTCAGCAGATCATGGATGTTAAAATAAACAACACAGTTGATTGGAGAAAAAAACATTATAATTCATTAAAACTTAATTATTCTAAAGCCAAGTATTTTGATAAATACTGGGGGTTTTTTGAAAAACTTTATGAAGAGAACTGGGAATACCTAATTGACATCAATATGAAAATAATACATTATTTATTGTCCCAATTTAGCATTAATACAAAACTAGTGTATTCTTCCAATTTGAATGTTGATAAAAAAGCGACAGACAAACTTATTGAAGTGTGCAAACAAGTTGGAGCGGATACATATCTTAGCGGGCAGGGCGGAAAGGCATATTTAGAATTGGGAAAGTTTAAAGATTGCAATATAAGCGTGATATTTCAAGAATTTGTTCATCCTCATTATCTTCAGGCATATGATGGATTTGAGAGTAATATGGCAGCTGTAGATTTATTATTTAATTGCGGAGGTGATGAATTTAAAACACTTACTAAAGGAGACAATCTATGA